The Odocoileus virginianus isolate 20LAN1187 ecotype Illinois chromosome 3, Ovbor_1.2, whole genome shotgun sequence genome includes a window with the following:
- the LOC110152030 gene encoding olfactory receptor 7A17-like, producing the protein MEPGNQTGISEFILLGLSEEVLLQPLLFWIFLFMYLVTFIGNLLIILAIITDSHLHTPMYFFLFNLSFSDMCFTSTTIPKMLWNIQTQSQVITYEGCIVQMYFFMLFGILDNILLTVMAYDRFAAICHPLQYMIIMNPKFCDLLLLTSWLVSVLDSLLHGLMILRLSFCTKLEIHHFFCELYEVVQLACSDTFLNDLMIYFASGVLVIVPLTGILFSYSKIVSSILKISSTRGKYKAFSTCVSHLSTVSLFYGASLGVYLSSASTQNSRATAVASVMYTVVTPMLNPFIYSLKNKDIKQALKTLFSRETFSV; encoded by the coding sequence ATGGAACCAGGAAACCAAACTGGTATTTCAGAATTTATCCTCCTGGGACTCTCAGAAGAGGTATTATTGCAGCCTCTCCTCTTTTGGATCTTCCTGTTCATGTACCTGGTCACCTTCATTGGGAACCTTCTCATCATCCTCGCCATTATCActgactcccacctccacacacccatgtatttctttctcttcaaccTATCTTTTTCAGACATGTGTTTCACCTCTACCACCATCCCAAAGATGCTGTGGAACATCCAGACTCAGAGTCAAGTTATCACCTATGAAGGCTGCATTGTACAGATgtattttttcatgctttttggGATATTAGACAACATCCTCTTGACTGTGATGGCTTATGACCGGTTTGCAGCCATCTGTCACCCACTGCAGTACATGATCATCATGAACCCTAAGTTTTGTGACCTCCTGCTTTTGACCTCATGGTTAGTGAGTGTCCTCGACTCTCTGTTACATGGCTTAATGATTTTACGACTCTCATTTTGCACAAAATTGGAAATTCATCACTTTTTTTGTGAACTTTATGAGGTGGTTCAGCTTGCTTGTTCTGATACTTTCCTCAATGACCTGATGATATATTTTGCAAGTGGAGTTCTGGTTATTGTTCCACTCACTGGTATCCTTTTCTCTTACTCTAAGATTGTATCCtccattttgaaaatttcatCCACAAGGGGCAAGTATAAAGCATTTTCCACATGTGTGTCTCACCTCTCAACTGTCTCCTTGTTCTATGGTGCAAGCCTTGGGGTGTATCTTAGCTCTGCTAGCACACAAAACTCCAGGGCAACTGCAGTGGCCTCAgtgatgtacactgtggtcacACCCATGCTGAACCCTTTTATCTACAgtcttaaaaacaaagacataaagcAAGCCCTTAAAACACTCTTCAGCAGAGAAACGTTCTCAGTATAA